From one Henriciella marina DSM 19595 genomic stretch:
- a CDS encoding TonB-dependent receptor, with translation MKKLFGGASLLTIGAIVSASPVMAQTQETAAQDNRRLNTVTVTATKRSESAQDIPVTVTALGEQELEQLGVKNFTDYLVQLPGVTAGGSGPGQNTIYIRGLASTTPNLTVAGVAGLAPNVSFYLDEQPLAQPGRNLDVYAADLERVEVLSGPQGTLFGASSQAGTVRLITNKPSLAGFDANFKASTSFTEGGEMSNSVEAMLNIPVTDNFALRGVVYNDTQGGYIDNVGGTLDVRQSARFRAEGTVRANGVPVNSDRAGFQAGDDLSGVNFIAANNGTIVEDDINDTNYQGFRLSGLYEFNQDWDLLIQHSQQSIESDGVFFADPELDDYDIVRFTPEEIEDEFHSTAWTLEGRIGFLEALYTGAYTERTTDQIVDYSDYLFVGQYLPYYICDYDVTYPTGAAPAGTCYAPNLSVNSHSETEVQTHELRFNTPSENRWRATFGAFYSDLELAERNDFVYPGSTQVVYTDGSVGFAPNFPLTNAQATPGDVGNETQGYFSEPGPFPAGVIFRNDVLRTDKQLGFFGETTFDVSDTFALTFGARYYDIEVDLEGSANSSFFNLFADTDQQVFGTNISAQYAPNNPFGAPDKAETDGFIYKLTGEWTPTEDLLFYATYSEGFRAGLLNRPGGANGPGSYTVPFEVDTDEVKNYEAGWKTELFDNSLRLNGAAFFIDIEGLQTTIFDPSIVNLFFSDNAADAELMGIEGDFTWAPASVDGLTVAGAFSILDSEITDVLVPTNDVVEGSELAFAPSFQGNLRVRYEWDLEREIAGQRMTAHVMPQLVFSDDSVSDIVEINKTDLEGYVTLGATAGVTGDNWGAELFATNITNEYAEISSDFVFDRERVTPLRPRTIGVRLSYSY, from the coding sequence ATGAAAAAGCTTTTCGGCGGAGCATCTCTGCTGACTATCGGCGCAATCGTATCGGCAAGTCCGGTCATGGCGCAGACACAGGAAACAGCCGCACAGGATAACCGCCGCCTGAACACTGTAACGGTGACGGCGACCAAGCGTTCCGAAAGCGCGCAGGACATTCCTGTTACCGTAACGGCGCTTGGCGAGCAGGAGCTTGAACAGCTCGGCGTGAAAAATTTCACGGACTATCTCGTTCAGCTTCCAGGTGTGACCGCTGGCGGCTCCGGCCCTGGCCAGAACACGATCTATATCCGGGGCCTGGCTTCCACGACGCCTAACCTCACGGTCGCCGGCGTTGCCGGTCTGGCGCCGAACGTCTCCTTCTATCTCGACGAGCAGCCGTTGGCACAACCTGGCCGTAACCTCGATGTTTATGCCGCTGACCTTGAGCGGGTTGAGGTCCTGTCCGGTCCACAAGGCACGCTCTTTGGCGCCAGCTCGCAGGCCGGTACCGTTCGCCTTATCACCAACAAGCCGTCGCTTGCCGGGTTCGATGCCAACTTCAAGGCGTCGACCTCGTTCACCGAAGGCGGCGAGATGAGCAATAGCGTCGAAGCTATGCTCAACATCCCCGTCACCGACAATTTCGCGCTGCGCGGCGTTGTCTACAATGACACCCAGGGCGGCTATATCGACAATGTCGGCGGCACGCTGGACGTGCGCCAGTCGGCTCGCTTCCGTGCGGAAGGTACCGTCCGCGCCAACGGCGTGCCGGTCAATTCAGACCGCGCAGGCTTCCAGGCCGGCGATGATCTGTCGGGCGTCAACTTCATCGCGGCCAACAATGGCACGATCGTTGAAGATGATATCAACGATACGAACTATCAGGGCTTCCGCCTAAGCGGGCTTTATGAGTTCAATCAGGACTGGGATCTTCTGATCCAGCATTCACAGCAGTCGATCGAGTCCGACGGCGTCTTCTTCGCCGATCCCGAGCTCGACGATTATGACATCGTCCGCTTCACGCCAGAAGAAATCGAAGACGAGTTCCATTCGACCGCCTGGACGCTTGAAGGCCGGATCGGCTTTCTGGAAGCGCTGTACACCGGCGCCTACACGGAGCGGACGACCGACCAGATCGTCGACTATTCCGACTATCTCTTTGTTGGCCAGTACCTGCCTTATTACATCTGCGACTATGATGTGACCTATCCAACGGGGGCGGCGCCCGCAGGTACCTGCTATGCACCAAATCTTTCGGTGAACTCACATTCCGAAACCGAGGTGCAGACGCATGAGCTGCGCTTCAACACACCGTCAGAGAACCGCTGGCGCGCCACTTTCGGCGCTTTCTACAGCGATCTTGAGCTCGCTGAGCGCAATGACTTCGTCTATCCAGGGTCGACGCAGGTCGTTTACACAGATGGCTCGGTCGGTTTCGCACCGAACTTCCCGCTGACAAACGCCCAGGCAACGCCAGGCGATGTCGGCAATGAAACCCAGGGCTATTTCAGTGAGCCTGGCCCATTCCCGGCTGGCGTTATCTTCCGCAATGACGTGCTTCGCACGGACAAGCAGCTTGGCTTCTTCGGTGAGACGACATTCGACGTCAGCGACACGTTCGCCCTGACTTTCGGTGCCCGTTACTACGACATCGAAGTTGATCTGGAAGGCAGCGCCAACTCGTCCTTCTTCAACCTCTTTGCCGACACCGACCAGCAGGTCTTTGGGACGAACATCTCGGCCCAGTATGCGCCCAACAATCCGTTCGGTGCACCTGACAAGGCTGAGACCGACGGCTTCATCTACAAGCTAACCGGTGAATGGACGCCAACAGAAGATCTCCTGTTCTACGCGACCTATTCGGAAGGTTTCCGGGCCGGTCTGCTGAACCGTCCAGGCGGCGCAAACGGTCCTGGCAGCTACACGGTGCCGTTTGAAGTCGATACCGACGAAGTGAAGAATTACGAAGCCGGTTGGAAGACCGAACTCTTCGACAATTCGCTTCGCCTCAACGGTGCAGCCTTCTTCATCGATATCGAAGGTCTTCAGACGACCATCTTCGATCCGTCCATCGTGAACCTGTTCTTCTCGGATAATGCCGCGGATGCAGAGCTGATGGGTATCGAAGGCGACTTCACCTGGGCACCCGCCAGCGTGGACGGCCTGACGGTCGCCGGCGCGTTCTCGATCCTCGATTCCGAGATCACGGACGTTCTGGTACCGACCAATGACGTTGTCGAAGGCTCCGAGCTCGCATTCGCGCCGTCTTTCCAGGGCAATCTGCGCGTGCGCTATGAGTGGGATCTCGAGCGCGAGATCGCCGGTCAGCGTATGACGGCTCACGTCATGCCGCAGCTCGTCTTCTCTGACGACTCGGTCAGCGACATCGTCGAGATCAACAAGACCGATCTCGAAGGCTATGTGACGCTTGGCGCCACGGCCGGTGTCACGGGCGACAATTGGGGCGCTGAACTCTTCGCGACGAACATCACGAACGAGTATGCGGAAATCTCGAGCGACTTCGTCTTCGACCGCGAGCGCGTCACCCCGCTGCGTCCGCGCACAATCGGCGTCCGCCTGAGCTACAGCTACTAG
- a CDS encoding tetratricopeptide repeat-containing sulfotransferase family protein, giving the protein MTEPETSISKTLKSVQVDIQGGRFEQAARALSTLLEDHPDSRDALYMAAVCARYLDRHDKALDLLTRLKRVTPDFGRAFQEEGHLHRKMGDMAGALRAFQLATRYNPALSASWVAQAEILRASGNATAADEALAQAERLKTLPRELFAVTNYIHEGQILRAEQLARAFMQKNPRHIEGMRLLADIGTRLGVHEDADLLLETAIELEPDNLQLRIDHIQVLRKRQKYAAALEQAQALLARAPDNPMFKSLYAIESMQAGNYDEALEIFDAVLETLPNDLATLTSRGHALKTAGRSEDAIASYRHAVDVYPLHGDAWYALANLKTYRFDESEVEAMQAAVHDPNISHMGRIHISFALGKAHEDRKAFDEAFANYAEGNRLKKQQVRYTTEQMREEFAGQKRHCTADLFEKRLGTGFEDPAPIFIVGLPRAGSTLIEQILASHSQVDGTLELPNILSLAHRLRGRKQVSDRHRYPRILHDLPDEELKGLGEDYITNTAIHRRGAPFFTDKMPNNFRHIGLISLILPNAKIIDARREPMACCFSGYKQLFAEGQEFSYSLEDIGQYYRSYIDLIAHWDEVLPGRILRVQHEDVIDDLEGEVRRLLDYCGLPFEQACVDFHKTDRAVRTASSEQVRQPISRSGLDQWRNFEPHLGPLKDALGPVLENYR; this is encoded by the coding sequence ATGACAGAGCCAGAGACATCAATCAGCAAAACCTTGAAGTCCGTTCAGGTGGATATTCAGGGCGGCAGATTTGAACAGGCGGCACGCGCGCTATCGACCTTGCTGGAGGATCATCCGGACTCGCGCGACGCGCTTTATATGGCGGCGGTTTGCGCGCGTTATCTTGATCGCCATGATAAAGCACTGGACCTGCTGACGCGGCTTAAACGGGTCACGCCCGACTTTGGCCGGGCCTTTCAGGAAGAAGGCCATCTGCACCGCAAGATGGGCGACATGGCTGGCGCCCTCCGCGCCTTCCAGCTTGCCACAAGATACAACCCCGCCCTCTCAGCAAGCTGGGTCGCGCAGGCTGAGATATTGAGGGCGAGCGGGAACGCGACCGCCGCAGACGAGGCACTCGCGCAGGCAGAGCGCCTGAAAACGCTGCCACGCGAGCTCTTTGCAGTGACCAACTATATTCACGAAGGCCAGATCCTTCGGGCCGAACAGCTCGCCCGCGCCTTCATGCAGAAGAATCCGCGCCATATCGAAGGCATGCGCCTGCTCGCCGATATCGGGACACGGCTTGGCGTTCATGAGGATGCGGATTTACTTCTGGAAACAGCGATCGAACTGGAGCCCGATAACCTCCAGCTGCGGATTGACCACATACAGGTCCTGCGCAAGCGCCAGAAATACGCGGCAGCTCTTGAGCAGGCGCAGGCCTTGCTGGCACGCGCGCCCGACAACCCGATGTTCAAATCGCTCTATGCGATCGAAAGTATGCAGGCCGGCAATTACGACGAAGCGCTGGAAATTTTCGACGCCGTCCTCGAAACCCTGCCAAACGATTTGGCCACTCTGACCTCACGAGGACATGCCCTGAAGACGGCTGGCCGTAGCGAAGATGCGATCGCGTCCTACCGCCACGCGGTCGACGTTTACCCGCTTCACGGAGACGCCTGGTACGCCCTCGCCAATCTGAAGACGTATCGCTTCGACGAGAGTGAAGTCGAAGCCATGCAGGCAGCCGTTCACGATCCAAACATCTCCCATATGGGCCGCATCCATATTTCCTTTGCACTCGGCAAGGCGCACGAGGACCGAAAGGCGTTCGACGAAGCGTTCGCCAATTACGCAGAGGGCAACAGGCTCAAGAAACAGCAGGTCCGTTACACCACTGAGCAGATGCGAGAGGAATTTGCCGGCCAGAAGCGACACTGCACCGCCGATCTCTTTGAAAAGCGTCTCGGTACCGGCTTTGAAGACCCTGCCCCTATCTTTATCGTCGGCCTGCCGCGCGCCGGCTCTACCCTGATCGAGCAGATCCTTGCCTCCCATAGCCAGGTAGACGGGACGCTGGAGCTGCCGAACATCTTGTCGCTCGCTCATCGGCTGAGGGGCCGCAAGCAGGTCAGCGACAGACACCGCTATCCACGCATCCTGCATGATCTACCGGATGAAGAGCTCAAGGGGCTTGGCGAGGACTACATAACCAATACGGCGATCCATCGCCGCGGCGCGCCCTTCTTTACCGACAAGATGCCGAACAATTTCAGGCATATCGGGCTGATCAGCCTGATCCTGCCGAACGCCAAGATCATCGACGCTCGCCGCGAGCCGATGGCGTGTTGCTTTTCAGGCTACAAACAGCTTTTCGCCGAAGGTCAGGAGTTCAGCTACAGTTTGGAGGATATCGGGCAATATTATCGCAGCTATATCGACCTCATTGCGCACTGGGACGAAGTGCTGCCAGGGCGTATTTTACGGGTCCAGCATGAAGACGTCATCGACGATCTGGAAGGCGAAGTTCGCCGTCTGCTGGACTATTGCGGCCTGCCGTTTGAGCAAGCCTGCGTCGATTTCCACAAGACCGACCGGGCGGTACGAACCGCGAGCTCCGAACAGGTGCGTCAGCCAATCAGCCGGTCTGGTCTGGATCAGTGGCGCAATTTCGAGCCGCATCTTGGTCCGCTGAAAGACGCGCTCGGCCCGGTTCTGGAAAACTACCGCTAG
- a CDS encoding alpha/beta fold hydrolase, which produces MAEREFKGFGGLTLRADVRGKSDDPSVLLLHGGGQTRAVWTDIADALVKAGRHVINLDLRGHGRSDRSENSRYEFDACVEDLRAVLAQLASRPVVIGAGLGGWVAVAAVGEDGAHLASGLVLADAPPEIDIQTARILAKTLRDTPCRPEDFDPAFPAAIDLEAASERISAAATELKVPVLFVRGALSGLGDRDAASRFVRKVASAEFAEIEDAGHLAVFDRADAFSAVLLDFLERRVPRMLPDYKQGSDARTLRDALGCFATGVTVVTTMTPEGAPVGLTANSFTSVSLDPPLLLVCIAKSSSSLKTLESAERFAVNVLHIGQQPVSNLFAKPGEDRFAETPWEPGQHGSPLLSGALANFECARSDMHDGGDHIILVGKVERAKYEPRRDPLLYFKGKYRRLHFA; this is translated from the coding sequence ATGGCGGAACGCGAATTCAAGGGATTTGGAGGACTGACGCTTCGCGCCGATGTGCGCGGCAAATCCGACGATCCATCCGTGCTTCTGCTGCATGGCGGCGGTCAGACACGCGCTGTCTGGACCGACATCGCAGACGCTCTCGTCAAGGCCGGCCGACACGTCATCAATCTGGATCTTCGCGGTCATGGCCGGAGCGACCGGTCTGAAAATTCCCGTTATGAATTCGATGCTTGCGTCGAAGATCTCAGGGCGGTTCTGGCGCAGCTTGCCTCGCGGCCGGTCGTCATCGGCGCGGGTCTTGGCGGGTGGGTTGCCGTCGCCGCGGTCGGCGAAGACGGCGCGCATCTGGCGTCCGGGCTGGTGCTTGCAGACGCCCCTCCGGAAATCGATATCCAGACCGCCCGCATCCTCGCAAAGACCCTGCGAGATACGCCTTGCCGGCCTGAGGACTTTGATCCCGCCTTTCCGGCGGCGATTGATCTTGAGGCAGCAAGCGAGCGTATTTCTGCCGCCGCGACGGAGCTGAAAGTTCCGGTCCTGTTTGTCCGGGGCGCCCTCAGCGGCCTCGGTGACCGTGACGCTGCCAGCCGCTTCGTCAGGAAGGTCGCCTCAGCCGAGTTCGCAGAGATTGAGGACGCAGGCCACCTTGCCGTCTTTGACCGCGCCGATGCGTTCAGCGCCGTCCTTCTGGACTTCCTTGAGCGGCGCGTCCCTCGCATGCTGCCGGACTATAAGCAGGGCTCGGATGCCCGCACCTTGCGCGATGCGCTCGGTTGCTTTGCGACAGGTGTGACGGTCGTTACGACGATGACGCCAGAAGGAGCGCCCGTTGGCCTCACGGCGAACTCGTTCACGTCGGTCTCGCTGGATCCGCCGCTGCTGCTCGTCTGTATCGCGAAGAGTTCGTCGAGCCTCAAAACGCTGGAAAGCGCGGAACGGTTTGCGGTCAATGTGCTCCATATCGGCCAACAGCCGGTCTCCAACCTTTTCGCAAAGCCGGGCGAGGACAGGTTTGCCGAAACACCCTGGGAGCCGGGCCAGCATGGCTCGCCGCTTCTATCTGGGGCGCTTGCCAATTTCGAATGCGCGCGTTCCGACATGCATGATGGCGGGGATCACATCATCCTCGTCGGCAAGGTGGAGCGCGCCAAGTACGAACCCCGCCGCGACCCGCTCCTCTATTTTAAAGGCAAGTATCGGCGCCTGCACTTTGCGTGA
- a CDS encoding efflux RND transporter permease subunit produces the protein MIEGVLGNRVAANLLMIFLVISGIASLSALNIRVFPPIDTYKISVTVPYPGATPEDVETSIVRPIEERLEGLEGVEKITSLAASGVGNVIVDIPESEDMSEMLDEVKNEIGRITVFPQASEAPQIAEVETDELVTQIVLHGDVERRTLKQTADRVRRELAAKEGLSLVEIGGVADYLIEIAIPEEELRARNLTLTSIAQTISQQSLDLSAGEIENNRQLLRVRAVGERRSGAEFENIVVGAGANGSPVYLGDIAEIRDGLSDAPVEANFKGEPAVTVSVFRVGREKTLDNAEIVREYLDTEIENALPGNVEYVLWRDEAVNLRSRIDLLVRNAILGLVLVTLLLLLFLDLRIAFWVALGVGVSFVGAFFPMLIFGITINQLSLFGFILAIGIIVDDAIVVGENIHANWRKGAGPLESARLGVTRVARPVLFSVSTTMTAFVPILLVPGLFGQFLGQVSAVVIVLLFLSLVESLFVLPRHLSHLSDDPPGRFSPRRLADPVRDRVAASLRRFSTGPLKKAMQFVVLRPVMVLLIGFGILFAAQSLTASGYVKFIFFPAVEGDYVTAELELAEGTSEEQTRRFAQQIENAAASAIEDVTNRESGLQGVLWQIAEPLGGNEANATGGAAGASSGNKAFIVARMQDSSARDFSARQFERAWRERVGRIPGAEKLTFTSDLVSPGAPIQLQISAQTDERTREAVLELRRALESRPGVYDVRDDRFRTTEEVQIKLKPLARNYGLTQGDLAREVRAAFFGAEAVRIQRDREEIPVRVRLPEGERSSLETLKRLRVRVGDGYVPMRNLADLTIAPAPAAINRVNGRRIYSLNAFVDEDVTTADVVSSYMFDDVLPELQGEYDGLTMQVSGDQEDQAEAQPVLARNFMLALIVIYSLLALNFRSYSQPLVIMLAIPFGYVGALIGHGLLGADLTLLSFFGIIGLSGVIINASLMVTDFLNERLENGEKPVDAVIAAMLDRFRAILLTTLTTFLGVTPIILETSIQAQFLIPTAISLGFGILIGTFLLVFMLPALLTIHLRIFGPPAVKKPDTRNSSPPASS, from the coding sequence ATGATCGAAGGCGTTCTAGGCAACCGGGTCGCAGCGAACCTGCTGATGATCTTTCTTGTCATCTCTGGAATCGCATCGTTGTCGGCTCTCAATATCCGCGTCTTTCCACCGATCGACACCTACAAGATTTCCGTCACCGTGCCTTATCCGGGCGCGACACCTGAGGATGTTGAAACATCGATCGTTCGCCCAATTGAGGAACGTCTGGAAGGGCTTGAGGGCGTTGAGAAGATCACAAGCCTTGCCGCCTCCGGCGTCGGAAACGTCATCGTCGACATCCCCGAAAGCGAGGATATGTCGGAGATGCTGGACGAGGTAAAAAACGAGATCGGGCGGATCACCGTTTTCCCCCAGGCGTCCGAAGCGCCGCAAATCGCCGAAGTGGAGACGGATGAACTCGTCACCCAGATCGTCCTGCACGGCGATGTCGAGCGCCGCACGCTGAAGCAGACCGCAGACCGTGTCCGACGAGAGCTCGCCGCCAAGGAGGGGCTGTCGCTGGTCGAGATTGGCGGTGTTGCCGACTACCTCATCGAGATTGCGATCCCTGAAGAGGAACTGCGCGCGAGAAACCTTACCCTCACATCAATCGCGCAGACCATTTCCCAGCAAAGCCTCGATCTTTCGGCGGGTGAAATCGAGAACAACCGGCAGCTTCTCAGGGTACGCGCCGTCGGTGAACGCCGTTCAGGCGCCGAGTTCGAAAACATCGTTGTCGGGGCAGGGGCGAATGGATCGCCGGTCTATCTCGGCGATATCGCCGAAATCCGCGACGGTCTCTCTGATGCTCCGGTCGAGGCGAACTTCAAAGGGGAGCCTGCGGTCACGGTATCGGTGTTTCGTGTGGGCCGCGAGAAAACCCTCGATAACGCCGAAATCGTAAGGGAATACCTCGACACCGAAATCGAAAATGCCTTGCCTGGAAATGTCGAATACGTCCTCTGGCGCGATGAGGCCGTTAATCTTCGTTCGCGCATCGACCTGCTTGTCAGGAATGCGATCCTCGGCCTTGTTCTTGTAACGCTTTTGCTTCTGCTCTTCCTTGATCTCAGGATCGCCTTCTGGGTCGCGCTCGGTGTGGGCGTGAGCTTTGTTGGCGCTTTTTTCCCGATGCTCATTTTTGGCATCACGATAAACCAGTTGTCGCTTTTCGGGTTCATCCTTGCCATTGGCATAATCGTCGATGACGCCATCGTCGTGGGTGAGAACATACACGCCAACTGGCGGAAGGGGGCCGGACCGCTGGAGTCCGCCCGTCTCGGCGTGACGCGTGTTGCGCGGCCTGTCCTCTTTTCCGTATCGACCACAATGACGGCCTTCGTGCCGATCCTTCTTGTGCCGGGGCTTTTCGGACAATTCCTTGGACAGGTCTCTGCCGTCGTCATCGTGCTTCTCTTCCTGTCGCTGGTGGAAAGCCTCTTCGTCCTGCCAAGACATCTCTCTCATCTGAGCGATGATCCGCCGGGGCGTTTCTCACCAAGGCGTCTCGCCGACCCGGTGCGTGACCGCGTTGCCGCAAGCCTGCGACGTTTTTCAACCGGCCCTCTCAAGAAGGCGATGCAATTTGTCGTGCTCCGGCCGGTCATGGTGCTGCTTATTGGCTTCGGCATCCTTTTCGCCGCGCAGTCCCTGACCGCCAGCGGATATGTGAAGTTCATCTTCTTTCCGGCGGTTGAGGGCGATTATGTCACGGCCGAACTGGAGCTGGCGGAGGGCACCTCCGAAGAACAGACGCGCCGCTTTGCCCAGCAGATTGAGAATGCAGCAGCAAGCGCCATCGAGGATGTGACGAACCGCGAAAGTGGCCTGCAAGGCGTGCTCTGGCAGATCGCGGAGCCGCTTGGCGGAAATGAAGCCAATGCCACAGGGGGCGCCGCAGGCGCGTCCTCCGGCAACAAGGCCTTCATCGTTGCGAGAATGCAGGACTCCAGCGCACGTGACTTCTCGGCCCGACAGTTTGAACGGGCCTGGCGTGAACGGGTTGGCCGTATACCCGGCGCCGAGAAGCTGACCTTCACATCTGATCTCGTAAGCCCCGGCGCGCCGATCCAGCTTCAGATTTCAGCGCAGACTGACGAGCGAACCCGCGAAGCCGTGCTTGAATTGCGCCGTGCCCTGGAGAGCAGGCCGGGTGTCTATGATGTGCGCGATGACCGGTTCCGCACTACCGAAGAAGTCCAGATCAAGCTAAAGCCGCTGGCGCGCAATTATGGCCTCACCCAGGGCGATCTCGCCCGCGAGGTCCGTGCGGCGTTTTTCGGGGCTGAGGCTGTCCGAATTCAACGCGACCGCGAGGAAATTCCGGTTCGTGTGCGACTGCCGGAGGGCGAGCGCTCTTCGCTCGAAACGCTGAAGCGGCTGCGGGTGCGTGTTGGCGATGGGTATGTGCCAATGCGCAATCTGGCCGATCTCACCATCGCCCCGGCGCCTGCCGCGATCAACCGTGTGAATGGACGCCGCATCTACTCGCTCAATGCCTTCGTTGATGAGGATGTGACGACGGCCGATGTTGTCTCGAGCTACATGTTCGACGATGTCCTGCCAGAGCTACAGGGTGAATATGACGGTCTGACCATGCAGGTCTCTGGCGATCAGGAAGACCAGGCAGAGGCCCAGCCGGTCCTCGCACGCAACTTCATGCTTGCGCTGATCGTGATCTACAGCCTGCTGGCGCTGAACTTCCGTTCCTACAGCCAGCCGCTCGTCATCATGCTGGCCATACCGTTTGGATATGTCGGCGCATTGATCGGCCATGGCCTGCTCGGCGCTGACCTTACCCTGCTATCCTTCTTCGGGATCATTGGCCTCTCAGGCGTGATCATCAATGCATCGCTGATGGTCACCGACTTTCTCAATGAAAGGCTGGAGAACGGAGAGAAGCCGGTCGATGCGGTTATCGCCGCCATGCTGGACCGGTTCCGTGCCATCCTTCTGACGACGCTGACCACATTCCTGGGCGTGACGCCGATCATTCTGGAAACCAGCATTCAGGCGCAGTTCCTTATTCCGACCGCCATTTCGCTCGGTTTCGGCATTCTGATCGGCACCTTCCTGCTGGTGTTCATGCTGCCTGCGCTGCTCACCATACATCTGCGCATCTTCGGGCCACCAGCGGTGAAAAAGCCGGACACGCGGAACTCGTCGCCGCCAGCGTCTTCATAG
- a CDS encoding efflux RND transporter periplasmic adaptor subunit, with the protein MPEDYAHKQDSDSRPSWIWILAGIAALGIGVAIMMIAGAGGGPEEGAEAQEDSVPYVETIQPQQAGATFPVRAPGRIQPRERLDLVGEVSGKVTGVNPDLQPGGRIGRGETILQIDDGDLRADLERAEAQLATAEARLSQAEAERDRQINLSEIGAAPEKAAEQAVANFEDAEAGVRQARSQVTIARRNLQKASVVAPFDAIVVSENVAPGTFVSPGQPLARLISAGEGEIQAGLPLKDIAAVRNALAARGDERLPVRAVPNSSSLGNVELEGYLAELSPEIDQQSRTATIISVFPRAFLAENQGNVFAGDYMDILIEGRSDIPMWRIPDGAVRQDDYVWVVGSDEQIRKVEIDTVDRTEDGVLVRAPGLSEGDTIMLTVLAEEIDGMRVHVEGKSP; encoded by the coding sequence ATGCCTGAAGATTACGCCCACAAGCAGGATTCAGATAGCCGCCCGAGCTGGATATGGATACTGGCCGGCATCGCGGCCCTCGGTATCGGTGTCGCCATCATGATGATCGCTGGCGCTGGAGGCGGCCCGGAAGAGGGCGCTGAGGCACAGGAAGACAGTGTCCCATACGTAGAGACGATCCAGCCGCAGCAGGCCGGGGCAACGTTTCCCGTGCGGGCGCCCGGCCGGATACAGCCGCGCGAACGTCTCGATCTTGTCGGCGAGGTGTCCGGCAAGGTGACGGGGGTCAATCCGGACCTGCAACCAGGTGGACGGATCGGGCGCGGCGAAACCATCCTGCAGATCGATGATGGCGACCTTCGTGCCGATCTTGAACGGGCAGAGGCCCAGCTTGCCACCGCCGAGGCGCGGCTAAGTCAGGCCGAAGCCGAACGCGACCGCCAGATCAATCTGTCCGAGATCGGCGCGGCACCGGAGAAAGCCGCTGAGCAGGCTGTCGCTAATTTCGAGGACGCAGAAGCCGGTGTCCGTCAAGCGCGCTCGCAGGTGACGATCGCCCGGCGAAACCTGCAGAAGGCTTCGGTCGTCGCGCCGTTTGACGCCATCGTGGTATCGGAGAATGTCGCGCCGGGCACATTCGTGTCACCTGGCCAGCCGCTTGCCCGCCTGATCAGTGCAGGCGAGGGCGAGATCCAGGCAGGGCTGCCGTTGAAGGATATTGCGGCCGTAAGAAATGCGCTCGCCGCACGCGGGGATGAGCGGCTTCCTGTGCGCGCCGTGCCGAACTCCAGCTCGCTCGGCAATGTCGAGCTTGAAGGCTATCTGGCTGAGCTTTCGCCTGAGATCGACCAGCAGTCCCGCACAGCCACCATCATTTCTGTCTTCCCGCGTGCGTTTCTTGCCGAGAACCAGGGCAACGTCTTTGCTGGCGACTATATGGATATCCTCATTGAGGGGCGCTCCGATATCCCGATGTGGCGTATCCCGGACGGCGCGGTCCGCCAGGATGACTATGTCTGGGTCGTCGGCTCTGATGAGCAGATCCGGAAAGTGGAAATAGACACGGTCGACCGGACCGAAGATGGCGTGCTGGTCCGTGCACCGGGACTTTCCGAGGGCGACACCATCATGTTGACGGTGCTGGCCGAAGAAATCGACGGCATGCGTGTCCATGTAGAGGGGAAATCGCCTTGA